The nucleotide sequence AAAACCATTCCCTCGTTCATTCCGTTCCAATAGAAGAAAAAACAGAAAAGAAACCTAACAATTATCGGGATGAGGTCAGCCCTGAGGAACTGATTGAGGCTGTTTTAAAAACGCCCTCTATCGGCATAGCTTTTACTTATAACGAGCCCACGGTTTGGTATGAGTATATAAAGGATGTCCTCCCGCTTGCAAAAGAAAAAGATTTAAAAACAGTGCTTGTAACAAACGGCTTTATCGAAGAAGAACCCTTACATAAAATTCTTCCGATGGTTGACGCGATGAATATCGATCTAAAGTCATTTTCCCCGCAATTTTATACCAAGATCTGTAAGGGAAAAATAGAACCCGTAATAAACACTATAAAAAGAGCTGCCTCACAAATTCATGTTGAAGTTACCTGCTTGGTTATAGAAGGGTATAACAGCGGAGACGATGAAATAGACGCCCTCTCCCAAATGCTTTCAAAAATAAGACCCGACATACCCCTTCATATCTCGGCCTTCTATCCAGCCTACAAGATGAGGGATAAGCCCCCCACAAGGCCTGAAACAATCAAGCACCTATGTAAGACAGCCCAAAGAAATTTAAAATATGTTTATCCGGGGAATATTTAAGATTCTCTAAATTTTTTCTATCCAGCCTCTTTCAGCTCCTATCGAAGTATTGGAACCGTGCCCGGGATAAACGGTAGTGTCATCAGGCAAATTTAAAAGAGATTTTAGTGAAGCCTTCATCTTTTGATCGTCTCCGCCCAAAAGGTCTGTTCTTCCATGGGAGCGGTAAAAAAGGGTATCTCCCGAAAAGAGGACTCTTGCTTCCTCATTCCAAAAGCAAACAGAGCCTTCGGTATGACCGGGAGTATATAAAACCTTAAAACCGTTTACAATATCTCCGTCTTTTACTAAGGCAGTAGGCTCCGGAAAATCGTATTTTAAAGCTTTTATATATCTTTCTGCACGGATTTGACTAAAACATGCAATATGTTTTTCTTTTCCGTTTTTGCCCAGATAGCCCGCATCTGCAGGATGAATCCACAAAGAAGAACCGGGATATTTTAGCATAAGTTCTGGCACGCCGCCCACATGGTCAAAATGTCCGTGGGTAAGCATAATTTCGAGTCTTTCGGCATTTTTGTTTTTTAGGTATTCCATCAATTCCTCATCCGTGCCGCCCGGATCAACGAGGAGAACCGTTTTTTTATCCAAGGGAAGAGCCCAAGTCTTTACAAAAAGCGGGCCGGTATAAATCTCCGTAATTTCCATACCTTTTTTATACGGCAATTTTATAAAAATGTCAATTGCGATGATAAGAAGAAGGAAGGCCTATTTCTTTGCGGTACTTATTTACCGTTCTTACGGCGATATCGATTCCGCGTTCTTTTAAGATTTGCGAAATACGGGCATCGGTTTTTTTTTCGGTATCCGATTCGATGATTTCTTGTATGGCTTTTTCTACAAAGTCTTTTGAAAGGCCGCCGCTTACTTCCGGCGAAAACAGGTCTTTAATTTCAAAGAGACCCCACTCGCATCTTATGTACTTTTGGTTTGAAACTCTCGAAACGGTAGAAGGGCTTAGGCCCACAATTTCTGCAATATCGATTTGTTTTAAGGGCTTTAAATAGCCTGCCTGCATTTTGTCACTCTCCCCTTCAGAGGACGGTTTGCAGGGACGGCCTAAAAAAAAGGCCTCTTGAAAATTTACAAGGGCAGTTAAAACTTTTAATATAGTCTGATTGCGGTAGGCAAGCACATTCATAAAAAGAGCTGCCTTGTTTAAAAACTCCGAAGCCTCCTTTTTTTCTTCTTTTGAACCGGAATTTTTTATTCTTTCATACTCGGGTGAAATCTCCAAGGCAGGAACTTCTTCATCATTTATTATAATCTTAAGCTCATTCCCTTCCCGTTTTATCTCGGCAATCGGCGTAATAAATTTTTCGCCGTCTCCTTTGCTTGCATAGGCAAGCCCCGGCTTAGGGTTTAAGGCACCTATCAATCCTGCAAGTTCTTCCGCCGTTTCCAAATCTATATCGATTTTTTTTTGAGCAAGTTTTTTTATAAAAAGTTTTAAATCGGAAACAAAGACAAGAACTTCGTAGTGTTCTTTTATTATCTTTACGCAAAGAGAATGTATGGTTTTATAAATATCAAGGATTTCATGTGTTTTAGGCGACTCGCAAAGGATTCCGGCTTGCACAATAAGCGATTCTTTAAAACCGGAACAGGCACAGCCTATCGGTTCAAAGCGCCTGACAATGTTAAGAGCTTTTTTTATTTCCGCATGGTTTATTTTTTTTTCGGCAAGCAGATCTGCAAAGAGTTCTTCAAGAGGGACCCAATAAAAACCGTTTTGATCCAAATTTTGAATTATGAGCATTGCCGCATCTAAGACATACTCGTCCGCAATCGATTCTCCTGCTTGTTCAATCAGATGAGCTTGAAGGGTTTTGCGGGAATCATCTTCGATGCTCTCCAAAAAACTTTGATGCTTATCCCCCTCTTCAGCGGAGGCGGCACTCACTCGGGAAGAGGTTTTAAAAACAAGGGCCGGATTCCGCTTTACTTCTTTTATTACCTCTTCCTGAAGTTCTTCGCTCGATAAATTAAGCATGGCAACAGCATTCAGCATTTGCTGGTTCATCACCATTTTTTGAGATAAAATCTGCTGCTGCCTTTGCTTTAATAACATTTATTTTTACCTTAGAGCGTGCAGTTAAAATCCTTTACCAAGATGCCGGGAAGCGAAGCTCCTCCGGTGCTTCTGCTGCCGTAGGTGCCGGTGTTTGCAAAGATGCGGCTTTCCTTTGTTACGGCCAAAAGGTTTTCCCCGAACATATTGTACAAGGATTCGTCCCAGCGCATATCGGCAATGGGGGCAACGATTTTTCCGTCTTCTACCCAAAGGCAGGCAAAGCGGGTCATTCCCGTAACGCGGGCCGATGAGGTATCGCTCCAATTTAGGTAGTTAAAGTTCGAAATATAAATACCCGTACCCAGCTCTTTTACGGCATCAGCTTCGTTTAAGTTTCCCGTTCCGATAATTATTGAACGCATACTTTCACTTAAAGGAGCACCGTTGGATTTTACCCCGTACTGGGTTTCGGTTCTTAAACTGACCAAGGTATTTTTAAGCTTACCCTTTTCGATTATGCTTAATTTTTCGGGGGCTAACTCTCCATTTGAGTTAAAGGCAGGTTCAAGCCCAAGTGAAAAGTCCTGAGTCAAATTAAACTTATCTGAAAAATGCTCCCTTCCCTCTTTTAAGGCAAGGTAAGCACTTGAGCCTTGCTGCATACTCCTCTCGCTAAAACCGTTCCACGAAAAAAAGTCCGTTACATCAAGAAGGGCATCGGCACTTATAAATGCCTTATATTTTCCGGGAGCTAATTTTTTTTGAGGCGTATGTAAAACCTCCAAGCCCTTTCGAGCTTGCTCTATCTTTACCTTATATTGAGCATCGCTCCATTCCGTTCCCGAATAAAGAGATTTTATACCGCGGCCGTTTTCGAGCCAGACCGAATAATCCAAAACAAAGGTTTCGGTTTGAAACCAATGGCTTGCCCCTGCTGAAGTTATAACACCCTTACAAATAACGCCCTGAGAATAAAGGCCTGCAAAGTCAAGGCCTTTAACGGGAGATAAAATAGTTTCGGGTATCTTATCTTCGGGCAAAAGTTTTCCCGTGTATATTGCCGAAGAGGTTTGCGAGGCTTCCGGGATTGACTGGTACTTGTCTTCGGGCAGAAGCATTATAGAGTCTCTAGCTTCTTGAAGAGCCGCTGCAGCCATCCTCTTATCCTTTTCCATACTCATCTGAATACCGAAACGGAAATCATGGGTGCGGTTCTTTTTCCAAAAAGTGCAAGAAAAATAGCCTTGATCAACCATTCCGTTTTGGCGTACCTTAGCCTTGCTAAAACGCATAAAATAGCTCTTTTCGCCCGAAAAAGAAATCGAAATTTTTTCTCCCTCAAGCAGTTCCGAAAGCATAAAATCGGCAATCGATTCAAAATATTCTTTAAAACTCATTTTCATTTTCCGCCTCCAAAAACTTCTACATCAGAAAATGCGCATACAGGACTTGCGTGTCCTACACTGATAACCTGATTCGGTTCTCCCTTACCGCAGTTAGGCGTTCCGTAAACATGGAATGTGGATTTGTCGCCTACGGCACAGAGGTTTCGCCAAAAGTTTTGAGATACGCCTCGGTAATTCGGGTCGCGTACGGTTTTGGTAATTTTTCCGTTTTCGATTAATTGGCCGTATTCGCATCCGAATTGAAATTTATTGCGGTAATCGTCTATCGACCATGAGCGGTTCGATGTCATAATAATTCCTTTTTCGATTGAAGAAATTATTTGATCAAAGCTGCTGGTTCCCGGTTCAAGGTTTAGGTTTGCCATTCTGTCTATCGGCGGCCGGTTCCACGAGGTTGCTCTTTGGTTTGCGACCATCTTGTCCGGCGGAACGGGTTTACCTGCATAGAGGCGACCTGCACTTTCGAGGCTTCCCAAGGCACAGACTAAAATTCCGTCCTTGATTATAAAGGTTTTCTTTGCCTGAGCTCCTGTTTGATCGGCGGCAAAGGTGGCAAGCTGATATGGAATTGTAGGATCGTAGCAGATATTCATAAGCTTTGAGCCGTATTGGAAGCTTCCTATATCTTCAGGCTTTATAAAACTGCCGCCAGCAAAGTTTCTTTCATCACCTAAAATGCGGTCAATTTCCAAGGGGTGGCCGACGCTTTCGTGAATTTGTAAAAGCATTTGGTCGGGCATAAGAACAAGGGTACGCCTGTCGGAAGGACAGGACTCGGCTCCCAAGAGCTCTATTACTTCATTCCCAACCCTTTTAGCTTCTACCTTGGATTTGGCAAAGTTTAAAAACTCATAGCCTCCCTGAAAGGTACGGGCACCTGAGCCATTATAAGTCCGTCTTTGAATTATGTCCCCTCGGCGGGCAGCAGCACCGAAACTTGAACCTATTGTGTAAAAATCTTGTAAGATTTTTGCCCCGCCTGAGCTTAAAAGCTCTATCATCTCTTCGCCTAAATTTACATAAGCATGAGTGTCAATAACTTCATCAGAGACTTTTAAAATATTGCATATCTCAAAAAGATAATCGAAAATTTCCGTTTTGGAAGGGCGGGTCTTTTTACCCCTAAGAGTCTCGTATTTTAATTCCGTATCCGGCCTGACATTTTTGTCAAAATCGGCAATTTTAAAGGCTGAAGCGCTTTGAGCGGCATTAAAAGCTTGACAGGCAGCTTCGGCGGCCCCTTGAGGCGTCATATTTTGAGTTGCCCCATAAGCAATATGCCCCTTATACAAGACTTCAACCATAAACCCCTGATCAGTCGAATAACCGGAAGATTCAAAAGCTCCATCCTGAGCCGCAAAGAAAGTTTCCCTTGTGCGGTGAATGCGTAAAGTTACAAGCTCCGCCTTAGGAACGGCGTTTTTTGCAGCTTCAAGCAGACTTTCCGATGTATAAATCATATTTCCCCCTAAATAATTACTAGGGATATTATATCAAAAAGAGGCAAATTTTGCAATTGATTTTTTACAAGATATAGGCTATAAAGTATTCACAATACCTTCTAATTCTGTTTCATTGATGGTATAAACCTTATCAAAAAAAACTTTATACCTATAAAAACCTTTAATCAGATGGTTTGTACCGGATAAATTTGCCATACAATCACTAATCATGTTTATTGATGAATTACGCTCTTTTTCAAAAGAAGAATTTTTCTTTTTATTGTATACAAGAATATAGCAGCAATCTTTTCTTATTTCGCTTAATGTAGTGTTAAGAATATCAGTTAAAATTAATAAACTTTCACTTATTTTACTGCGTATTTTTTCCTTTTCAAGTTTAGAGGTAATGTTTCCATTCTTAAATTCGATAAAAACTAATCTGTTTTCTTTCCGATAAAGAGCATCATTTGATCTAAAACTATCATCAGATAAACCTTGGTAGTTTTTTATAATACGATTTACATACTCATCTTTTATTTTATCAAAATCATATACTTCGATGGATAAATTAGTTAGATAAATTTGATTGGCAGAATCATAGGAGGAGTCTTCTAATGTTGTTGTAAAATTATAGTCTTGTTCTAAAGCTTGAAAATTCAACATTTAATCTTCAGAAAAACTTTTTAAGTTTTCCAGCTCCTGTAAGGGTTTGTATAACAAATTATAAATAGGCTCCAAATTAGCTGAAACATCTTTCATACTTATTAAACCATTCTTATTTTCTTGTGTCAAATAAAATTTGGGGTTGTTTATCTTCTCTTTTTTAGAATAAACCTCTATTGCATGAATAAAATAAGGACTATGAGAACTAATCAAAATATGCATTTTATATTCTTTCTGCAAAAGTACTATTATTTTAGCCAATACTATTTGCCACTCAGGATGTAAATGGATTTCAGGCTCATCAAGAATCAAAGTTCCTTTTTCCTCTAAGTAGCCGTTTAAAAGCAATGTTTTTATGATTGTAAATGTCTTCAAGCCTGTAGACAAATTTGCTATACTTATTTCCCTACCATCAAAATTACTTATAAAAGATAAAATTCCCGACTCCTGTCTTACCAAAGAACCGTCACAAACCTTATTTAATTCAGCGTAGATATTTTTTAAATTACCTTCTACCAATAAGTCATTTATAGCTTTTTGTACAGACAGAGTATCAATATTTTGTCCGATAGTTTGCTCTTCAAACTTATTGTGCAGTAATTTTTTTTCGATACTTGACCTATGAGGTATGCGGTTAAATCTTCTCAATACTGAGACTCCGTCTAACACAAAAGGATCATCAATATAAATAGCCTCATGGGTTAAATTAAGCGGATTTTCCAATTCGGTAATAACATTATCTTTTATTATTATCTTTACATTTTCATCCTTAACCTGTAAATTTATTGAGGCACTTTTTTTGGTAGCAAAATTTTGAATTTGACCTTCAAATTCGGAGTTAAATAAATTTTCCAATATTTTTTTATTTATATCTGCTTGAGAAAGCGTCAAAATTGAAAAAAGACGGCTTATATCAATTCCTGTATCCTTAACAAAATCGTTACCTAGATTTTTAGTAATTATATCAGTGATTATTTTTTCAGTAATATTTTCCCTATTTTCAAGAAGTTCTTTTATTGTATTCCTTATTTGCCTTAAATTTACTCTTGGATATTCAATAAAGAAGTCAAACGAAGACATTTTAAAAACGCTATCAATATTATTTTTAAGAACTTCTTCCGATTTTGTTTTGACATTATAAAAACTGTTAAAAATACAATACAAAGTTTTACTTATAGTGCTCTTGCCTGTATTGTTTAATCCGGCTATAAGGGTTATAGAATTTAATTCTATTGAGGCTTTTTCTATTTTTCCTACAT is from Treponema denticola and encodes:
- the amrS gene encoding AmmeMemoRadiSam system radical SAM enzyme, with amino-acid sequence MKEAEFWKNESSFLENGDDKIRCLLCPHRCLIKEGQSSRCLSRKNIGGKLYSLNYGKVLGAALDPIEKKPLYRFYPSSYIFSVGTFGCNFDCLFCQNHSLVHSVPIEEKTEKKPNNYRDEVSPEELIEAVLKTPSIGIAFTYNEPTVWYEYIKDVLPLAKEKDLKTVLVTNGFIEEEPLHKILPMVDAMNIDLKSFSPQFYTKICKGKIEPVINTIKRAASQIHVEVTCLVIEGYNSGDDEIDALSQMLSKIRPDIPLHISAFYPAYKMRDKPPTRPETIKHLCKTAQRNLKYVYPGNI
- a CDS encoding MBL fold metallo-hydrolase, with the protein product MEITEIYTGPLFVKTWALPLDKKTVLLVDPGGTDEELMEYLKNKNAERLEIMLTHGHFDHVGGVPELMLKYPGSSLWIHPADAGYLGKNGKEKHIACFSQIRAERYIKALKYDFPEPTALVKDGDIVNGFKVLYTPGHTEGSVCFWNEEARVLFSGDTLFYRSHGRTDLLGGDDQKMKASLKSLLNLPDDTTVYPGHGSNTSIGAERGWIEKI
- the rpoN gene encoding RNA polymerase factor sigma-54 produces the protein MLLKQRQQQILSQKMVMNQQMLNAVAMLNLSSEELQEEVIKEVKRNPALVFKTSSRVSAASAEEGDKHQSFLESIEDDSRKTLQAHLIEQAGESIADEYVLDAAMLIIQNLDQNGFYWVPLEELFADLLAEKKINHAEIKKALNIVRRFEPIGCACSGFKESLIVQAGILCESPKTHEILDIYKTIHSLCVKIIKEHYEVLVFVSDLKLFIKKLAQKKIDIDLETAEELAGLIGALNPKPGLAYASKGDGEKFITPIAEIKREGNELKIIINDEEVPALEISPEYERIKNSGSKEEKKEASEFLNKAALFMNVLAYRNQTILKVLTALVNFQEAFFLGRPCKPSSEGESDKMQAGYLKPLKQIDIAEIVGLSPSTVSRVSNQKYIRCEWGLFEIKDLFSPEVSGGLSKDFVEKAIQEIIESDTEKKTDARISQILKERGIDIAVRTVNKYRKEIGLPSSYHRN
- a CDS encoding TldD/PmbA family protein, translated to MKMSFKEYFESIADFMLSELLEGEKISISFSGEKSYFMRFSKAKVRQNGMVDQGYFSCTFWKKNRTHDFRFGIQMSMEKDKRMAAAALQEARDSIMLLPEDKYQSIPEASQTSSAIYTGKLLPEDKIPETILSPVKGLDFAGLYSQGVICKGVITSAGASHWFQTETFVLDYSVWLENGRGIKSLYSGTEWSDAQYKVKIEQARKGLEVLHTPQKKLAPGKYKAFISADALLDVTDFFSWNGFSERSMQQGSSAYLALKEGREHFSDKFNLTQDFSLGLEPAFNSNGELAPEKLSIIEKGKLKNTLVSLRTETQYGVKSNGAPLSESMRSIIIGTGNLNEADAVKELGTGIYISNFNYLNWSDTSSARVTGMTRFACLWVEDGKIVAPIADMRWDESLYNMFGENLLAVTKESRIFANTGTYGSRSTGGASLPGILVKDFNCTL
- a CDS encoding TldD/PmbA family protein, which codes for MIYTSESLLEAAKNAVPKAELVTLRIHRTRETFFAAQDGAFESSGYSTDQGFMVEVLYKGHIAYGATQNMTPQGAAEAACQAFNAAQSASAFKIADFDKNVRPDTELKYETLRGKKTRPSKTEIFDYLFEICNILKVSDEVIDTHAYVNLGEEMIELLSSGGAKILQDFYTIGSSFGAAARRGDIIQRRTYNGSGARTFQGGYEFLNFAKSKVEAKRVGNEVIELLGAESCPSDRRTLVLMPDQMLLQIHESVGHPLEIDRILGDERNFAGGSFIKPEDIGSFQYGSKLMNICYDPTIPYQLATFAADQTGAQAKKTFIIKDGILVCALGSLESAGRLYAGKPVPPDKMVANQRATSWNRPPIDRMANLNLEPGTSSFDQIISSIEKGIIMTSNRSWSIDDYRNKFQFGCEYGQLIENGKITKTVRDPNYRGVSQNFWRNLCAVGDKSTFHVYGTPNCGKGEPNQVISVGHASPVCAFSDVEVFGGGK
- a CDS encoding AAA family ATPase: MRLDCSNVGKIEKASIELNSITLIAGLNNTGKSTISKTLYCIFNSFYNVKTKSEEVLKNNIDSVFKMSSFDFFIEYPRVNLRQIRNTIKELLENRENITEKIITDIITKNLGNDFVKDTGIDISRLFSILTLSQADINKKILENLFNSEFEGQIQNFATKKSASINLQVKDENVKIIIKDNVITELENPLNLTHEAIYIDDPFVLDGVSVLRRFNRIPHRSSIEKKLLHNKFEEQTIGQNIDTLSVQKAINDLLVEGNLKNIYAELNKVCDGSLVRQESGILSFISNFDGREISIANLSTGLKTFTIIKTLLLNGYLEEKGTLILDEPEIHLHPEWQIVLAKIIVLLQKEYKMHILISSHSPYFIHAIEVYSKKEKINNPKFYLTQENKNGLISMKDVSANLEPIYNLLYKPLQELENLKSFSED